A window of candidate division KSB1 bacterium contains these coding sequences:
- a CDS encoding NAD(P)-dependent oxidoreductase encodes MEKIAIAGSLGLLGQRLLHSTPDNKELLCIDLPESPQPLTQPNYVSCDLTDRGKTFDVLDAFSPDWIINCAAYTHVDRAEVERELCWTVNVEAAENLAYAARKTRSRILQISSDYIFDGKNGPYTEDATPNPLGYYGKSKLAAENVLRGAPVESTIIRTMVLYGTSKNQRPDFVQWLIGELKAGRRVKIVNDQIGNATLNDNLAENIWRVIEQRYTGILNIAGKEINSRLEFARQICEVFDLDLRLMTAISTPELGQKAPRPLNSGLVVDKAITELGLLLLDNRESLRILKDHLNL; translated from the coding sequence ATGGAAAAAATTGCAATAGCCGGAAGCCTGGGACTATTGGGACAACGGCTCTTACATTCCACACCTGATAACAAAGAGCTGCTTTGTATCGATCTTCCGGAATCTCCACAGCCTCTGACACAGCCCAACTATGTGTCCTGTGATCTTACAGACCGTGGAAAAACCTTTGATGTTCTTGATGCTTTTTCTCCGGACTGGATTATAAACTGCGCTGCTTATACACATGTGGACAGGGCAGAGGTAGAGCGTGAACTCTGTTGGACTGTCAATGTTGAGGCGGCAGAAAATCTGGCTTATGCTGCCAGAAAAACCCGCAGCCGTATCCTGCAAATTTCGAGCGATTATATTTTTGACGGGAAAAACGGACCCTATACAGAGGATGCGACGCCGAATCCTCTTGGTTATTACGGCAAATCCAAGCTGGCAGCTGAGAATGTTCTTCGCGGTGCGCCTGTAGAGTCGACCATAATTCGAACGATGGTGCTGTATGGTACGTCTAAAAACCAGCGACCCGATTTTGTTCAATGGTTGATCGGTGAACTCAAAGCCGGCCGCAGGGTAAAGATTGTAAATGATCAGATTGGGAATGCCACACTGAACGACAATCTCGCCGAAAATATTTGGCGTGTTATTGAACAACGATATACAGGTATTCTGAATATAGCCGGGAAAGAAATCAACAGCCGCCTTGAATTTGCCCGGCAGATTTGCGAGGTATTTGATCTGGATTTACGGCTTATGACTGCGATATCAACCCCGGAACTCGGACAAAAAGCACCGCGGCCGCTAAACTCCGGTCTTGTTGTGGACAAGGCAATAACTGAACTCGGACTTTTACTTTTGGATAACCGTGAGAGCCTGAGAATACTCAAGGATCATTTAAATCTTTAA
- the purE gene encoding 5-(carboxyamino)imidazole ribonucleotide mutase, with product MPKVAIIMGSTSDEKIMQHAHEYLAYFDIEFDTFVMSAHRTPDDTAEFAKNAAKNGYALIIAGAGMAAHLPGVIASHTTVPVIGVPLGGSALNGLDALYSIVQMPRGIPVATMAIGKSGAVNAAIYAAQIFAAANPSIQEKLDQFRANQCKL from the coding sequence ATGCCAAAAGTTGCCATTATTATGGGTAGTACTTCGGATGAAAAAATTATGCAGCATGCTCACGAATATCTTGCCTATTTTGATATCGAGTTTGATACCTTTGTGATGTCCGCTCATAGAACGCCGGATGATACGGCGGAATTTGCAAAAAACGCCGCGAAAAACGGTTACGCTCTGATTATTGCCGGCGCCGGAATGGCTGCACATTTGCCGGGGGTCATTGCAAGTCATACCACTGTGCCGGTTATAGGCGTTCCGCTCGGTGGATCCGCCCTGAATGGACTGGATGCGCTTTACAGCATTGTACAGATGCCCCGCGGTATTCCGGTTGCGACCATGGCTATTGGAAAATCAGGAGCTGTGAATGCAGCCATTTATGCTGCTCAGATATTCGCCGCTGCAAATCCGTCAATTCAGGAAAAGCTTGATCAGTTCCGCGCTAACCAGTGTAAACTATAG
- a CDS encoding DUF4837 family protein, which yields MRLKRTAVLLLTVLMIIGLYSSCGEKRPSLGNINKVIVVADSTLWLKVQDEVRDVLARKIFTPQPEAVFSFLQRNPDQLGRLSRVPNILLLGTLDAEGEVKEYVDNLLSESSREQVIQNNAFLFNKRDAWSTNQMLVVAVSNNVEDLQQDLQANSDQLFDIFNDFVNERVKTNLFRHMEKKELSERFMKEHGWSLRVQPDFFIVVDSLKERLTLLERLDPQRWISVYYEPSEDPYELSKSWMLQRRADISDPYYDGDYVTDKIDLTVREVDFCGFPAIQLTGVWQNDKKTRPAGGPFKSYGFYDPDAQRLYLVDMAVFAPGDKKLPYLRQLDVMARTFKTQTK from the coding sequence ATGAGGCTAAAACGAACAGCTGTTTTGCTGCTCACCGTGTTGATGATTATCGGCTTGTATTCTTCGTGCGGAGAAAAACGCCCATCGCTCGGCAATATAAACAAGGTTATTGTGGTGGCGGATTCCACTCTGTGGCTAAAGGTGCAGGATGAGGTTCGTGATGTTCTGGCGCGTAAAATATTTACTCCGCAACCTGAAGCTGTTTTTTCCTTTTTGCAGAGAAATCCTGATCAACTGGGACGCCTCTCCCGGGTTCCGAACATCTTACTGCTTGGCACTCTTGACGCAGAAGGAGAGGTGAAAGAATATGTTGATAATCTGCTGTCAGAAAGTTCGCGCGAGCAGGTAATTCAGAATAACGCCTTTTTATTTAACAAACGGGATGCCTGGTCCACCAATCAAATGCTTGTTGTGGCTGTTTCCAATAATGTTGAGGATTTGCAACAGGATTTACAGGCCAACAGTGATCAATTATTTGATATATTCAATGATTTTGTCAATGAACGGGTTAAAACCAACTTGTTCCGTCACATGGAGAAAAAAGAACTTTCAGAACGCTTTATGAAAGAACATGGCTGGAGTCTACGGGTTCAGCCGGACTTTTTTATAGTCGTGGATTCTCTCAAAGAACGGCTGACCCTGCTTGAACGACTGGACCCGCAGCGCTGGATTTCTGTTTACTACGAACCCAGTGAAGATCCCTATGAATTGAGCAAATCCTGGATGTTGCAGCGCCGGGCTGATATTTCTGATCCCTATTACGATGGTGATTATGTGACGGATAAAATAGACCTCACGGTGCGCGAAGTCGATTTTTGTGGTTTTCCGGCTATTCAATTGACCGGTGTTTGGCAAAATGACAAAAAAACGAGACCGGCAGGCGGCCCTTTTAAAAGTTATGGGTTTTATGATCCTGATGCTCAGCGCCTTTATCTTGTGGATATGGCGGTCTTTGCGCCGGGCGACAAAAAATTGCCCTACCTGCGCCAGTTGGATGTGATGGCCAGGACATTCAAAACGCAAACTAAATAA
- a CDS encoding lysylphosphatidylglycerol synthase transmembrane domain-containing protein: MSERNWNILESKARPKRNLLITILKFTISAALVAIILNRIGLDSILFRLRHANWWYVLIGIVCFAVSNIMGSFQWFLLLRSQDIAVRFRQVLSYYHVGLFFNNFLLGYVGGDAFRIYDITKTSGNSTAALSTVIFDRFIGFLSLTSMALIVALIGIQLLTVVNTVYFIAIIMAAWLLGLYLLFNEKAARFLIKHVKHFIPSVVFNKTRDVYKAINYFRHKKGLMTKVLVVSLCVQALRVIVHFWAARAVGVETNVMFFFMFVPIIAMAASLPISMGGIGVREQSGVSMFASIGVAASQVVSFEFLAYLVAIIATVPGGILFAFRKETCKGFSAKS; this comes from the coding sequence ATGTCTGAAAGGAATTGGAATATCTTGGAATCCAAAGCACGACCGAAACGAAATTTGCTCATAACCATTCTAAAGTTTACGATCAGTGCCGCACTTGTTGCTATTATCCTTAACCGCATTGGCCTGGATTCAATCTTGTTCAGGTTAAGACATGCAAATTGGTGGTATGTCCTGATTGGTATTGTGTGTTTTGCAGTGAGCAATATAATGGGTTCATTTCAGTGGTTTCTCCTGCTGCGTTCACAGGATATTGCGGTTCGGTTTAGACAGGTCCTGTCATACTATCATGTCGGCCTTTTTTTTAATAATTTTTTACTCGGTTATGTCGGCGGTGATGCCTTTCGCATCTATGATATTACAAAAACATCCGGCAATTCAACAGCCGCTCTTTCTACTGTAATATTTGACAGATTTATCGGCTTTTTGTCTCTTACTTCGATGGCTTTGATTGTTGCGCTCATCGGTATTCAGCTTTTAACGGTTGTGAATACTGTTTATTTTATTGCCATTATTATGGCAGCCTGGCTGTTAGGCCTGTATCTTTTATTCAATGAAAAGGCTGCCCGTTTTTTAATAAAACATGTGAAACACTTTATACCGTCTGTCGTGTTTAATAAAACACGCGATGTTTACAAAGCGATTAATTATTTTCGTCATAAAAAAGGTCTGATGACCAAGGTTTTGGTGGTTTCCCTCTGTGTGCAGGCGCTGCGTGTAATTGTCCATTTTTGGGCTGCCCGCGCTGTGGGGGTAGAAACCAATGTTATGTTCTTTTTTATGTTTGTTCCCATTATCGCGATGGCTGCCAGTCTCCCCATTTCTATGGGGGGGATCGGGGTTCGGGAACAGAGCGGTGTATCTATGTTTGCCAGTATTGGTGTCGCCGCTTCACAGGTGGTATCATTCGAATTTCTTGCTTATCTTGTTGCAATTATTGCCACAGTACCCGGCGGCATCCTGTTTGCATTTCGAAAGGAAACGTGCAAAGGGTTTTCCGCAAAATCCTGA